A stretch of DNA from Acidobacteriota bacterium:
CGTCGACGCCGGCGGCCACCGGGTTGCCCCCGGCTGCCGGATCGACGTGGATATCCACCAGCGTGCCGGAGCGCACCTCCTCGCCCGTCGCCGGGTCGTGGTAGGTGGAGCCCTTGGGCTCGACGATGTGGGTGCCGAAGAGGCCGTGATCCCAGTCCTTGAACTCGACGTGCTGGTGGTAGAAGACCGTGCCGAAGTCGACGTCGGAGTACCAGTTGTAGCGCACGAACTCGACGCCGACGGCCTCGCCGGCGCGGTGGTCGTGGTCCAGGGGCTGGTCGAGGGTGATGGAGGTCGGGGTCATGGCGGTGATCTTCCGCACCTCGGTGCAGGGGATCGGCTGGCCCTGGGGACTGGTGCCGCAAGTGCCTTCACCGAGACCGACACCGATCCAGATCCCCGGGCGGAGGCGATTCGTATGGTTGACCGTCAGGGTCGTCTCGCCGGCGGCGGCGGCGGTGAGCAGGTTCCGATCCTCGCTCTCGATGGGCCGCACCGATTGCTCGTAGGAGAAGCCGGTGATGACGCCGTCGGAGGCCTGCGGGTCGAATTGCACGAAGTGAGTGTGCAGGTTGACCTTGGAGAAGCCCTTGTTGGTGGGGCCGTCGGGGATCTTGTTGGTCAGGACGAGCTCGACGCAATCCCCCACATTGGAGCGGATGGTCAGCGGTTCCGCCGGCTTGGTGCCGCGGCGCACGGCGGCCTCATCCTCGTTGAGCACGTAGATTTGTCCGTTGGGATCCTGACGGTCCGGGGTCACCTGGATCGGCAGCAGGATGGCGCTCATCGGGTAATAGCGCTGCACCGCCGAGGGCCCGACGTCGACACCGCCGGCACCGCCGGAGGGACAGAGGCCGTCGAGCCGGCTCTCATTCATCGTCTGACCGAGCCATGGGGCTCCCGTATGTTGAGCGGTGAAGGGTGGCCGGCGGGCGGCATGGGGACGGAAGAGGGGCCAGGTGTAGCGGCCGTTCTTGGGATTGAAGAGCACCTCCGGCCGCTGGCCGGGAGTCGGCGACGTATAGCCGGCGAACGCGGTGGTCTCCTCGGGCTCCCCCCACACCTTGAGGTCAGCGCCGGAGCCGGTCATGGCCCAATTCCAGACCGTCGCGTCGCCGCTGTCGAGGGGGACGCCGGCGGGGGGCAGCATCTCTTCGACCCACTCCTGGAGGTTCTTCTCGGTCTCCGTGGTCGGGCCGGTGCTCAGAATGCGGCCGTGGTCGACCTCGAGCCCCAGCAGGTCACCAGCGGAGACCGCTTCCTCCGGCGGAGTGGTCTGCTGTAAGGGACTTTGGGACTGGAAGAGCTCCGGCACCACCGCCAGCGGGTGACCATAGGCGTTGCTCTCGGCGGTCTGAAGGGTGTCCAGAACGCGCCAGAAAGACCACATCCCGGCGATGTAATGGTGTCCGATGTGGCAGTGGAAGAGGAAGTCGCCCACCGCTTGCTGGCAACCACCGGCGCCGCACTCGTGCTCGAGGTTGTAGCTGGTGCCTGGGCCGATGCTCTGGGAGTCGAGATGGATCGAGGCGACCTTGGGGTCCGGGACCTTGACCAGCCCCTTCCAGAAGTCGTTGTTGGGATCCGAGTTGGGGTTGCGCCGCCAGCGGTCCGCACCGCCGTGGAGGTGGTGCACGTGGAAGACCTCGCTACCGCCGTGGAGCAGCCGAGTCTTGACGCCCTCGCCGACGTAGGAGCGTGGAATCGGGGTCGGCGGATCGCCAAAGGGGTAGGACGCGTAGCCCAGGCTCTTGCCGTGGCCGGCCTCGTCACCGTTGACGTCCTGGTCCATTTCGACCCGGCGGCGGAACGGCTCGCTGCGATAGTTGAGGGCGCGGGCGGCGGGACGATAGACCCCGGCGACCTCGTCCACCAGCGGTACCTTCTTGCCGTCCCGGTCGCGGATGTCGGTGAACGCCTCGTTGCCGATCTCGTGGTAGAAGATCACGAACTCGCGGAAGCTCTTGCCATCCACCCGCTGGTCGAGATTGGGATCGATGATGATCGCCTCCCAATTGCTGCCGGTGATCGTGTCGAGGGGCTCGCCGGTCTCGACGTCGAGATAGGTGGCGCCGCGGGGCTCGGCGACGACGGCGCCGAAGAGACCCATGCTCTGGCGCTCGCGGCCGGCGCCGTGATCGTGGAAATAGTAGGCGCGCTCGGCACCGGGATCCCGAGGAATCGGGATCTCGTAGGTCACCGTCTCGCCGGGATCAGCGAAGGTGTCCGGGTTGTTGCCAACGGCGCTGCCGGCGTTGGCGACGGTGTGGGGGAGCCCCAAGAGGTGCATCGAGGCCGGTTTTCCGTCGCTCAGGGCGTTGGTGAAGTGGATCCGTAGGCATTCACCGAGGTTGGCGCGAAGGACCAGCGGCTGGATGGGGTCCTTGCGCAAGCCAAACGACACGCGGGTGACGCCGGCACCCTCCGCCAGCGCCCGGTCGGCGTCGAGGGCCGCCTCGAACTCTCGGATCGCCGGGATGTTGGCGTCCAGAGCGTACATGTGAGTGCCCAGGACGTGATCACCCCAGCGGTTGAGGGTCATGGTGACGTCGATGGCGGAGACGTTGTACTCCTTGACCTCGCCGCCGTCAGTGCACGCATTGTAGCTGGCCATGGTGCGGGCGAGGACGGTCTCCGCATCGACGGCGTCGCCGGAGGTGTCGAGGACCGCTGCTGCCGCGGCGCCGACGAGAACGACGCAGAGGAGCGTCCGGGCAGTGCGGGTCCGCCAGAGCTCGAAGAGCGGCTGGAGCTGACTCCGGTGGATGGGCCGGCCGGTGCTGCGCCAGAGCATCAGGAGCAGCAACGGCAGCCACACCGCCAGCTGGATGAGAGCGTCCTCGATCCCCTTCGACAATCGCTCGACGACGGTGGTGCTGAACTCCTGGTAGGTGTCGCGGGCCAGGCTCGGGTTGCGCAGCGAGCCGAAGGAGCACAGCTGAGTCGCTTCGCGGACGGTGAGGTCCGAAGTCACGGTGGTGGTCTGAACCTCTGCCAGGGCGAGCCCGGTGAGCTGGCCTAACTCCTCGTGGGCCAGGTCCCGGGTGCTGGTCAGCGGCAGCAGGACCAGGAATCCCACCAGGGCCACGACGCCGGCGGTACCCAGGAGCCCGGAGCCGTCCGCCGTTTCGAAGCCCAGTCGGCGAGCGAGGCGGAGCGCCAGACCGAGGGTGAGAAAGAGCACGGGCACCAGCAGGCAGACATCGAGCACCATGTGCCCGGCGACCCCCACCAAGCTCCAGTCGACGCCGGGATTGAGCAGAGCGTTGAGCGAGTACTCCCACGCCACGATGACCACGGCAAGGCCGAGGGCGATGCGCAAGCTCCAGCGGCGCTGGAAGGGCTGGTTCGATGGCGCTACAGCGCCCGCCTCATTGGATTTCATCCTAGTCTCCCGATCGAAAATCAACTTCGAGGAGTCGCGAGTCCCGGCCGGCGCTGACACCAGCCGGGAGCGCGGTTCCCAACCATCAGCGCTCAGCCCCCGATCTCAACATCCCGGAAGGCACCTACCGTCGACTGCACGCAGGCGTGGGAGCCCGGAGCCCCCTCGGACAACACCGCCGGCGCCAGCGGCGACTGGCAGCTGCCCTCGCCGCAGCGGAAAAGAAAGAGACCGTCCTCCTGGCGGACGGGGCCGGTGAGGAGGAGGTTGCCGGTGCAACCGTTAGCTCCCGCTGGGCCGTCGTAGAGGGAGACCCACTCGGCAAAGTGACCGCTCGCCAGCGGCGTCAGCACACCACGGACCTTGAGCAGGCCATCGCGAAATGCTTTCAGCACGGTGATGCGGTCGCTCTCGACCTCGTCGTCGAAGCCGGCGAAGACCGGGTGGGGAGAGAAAATACTGTTGTCGTGGAACAGGTCGTCGAATTGATAGAAGACCTGGCCCGAGGCCCGCGGCAGCTCGATGCTGGCCCGGATCGAGGAACCCGCGAAGACCGGCCGGCCGTGGATGTAGGTGAGGTCGGCCCAATAGCCCTTGCTCTTGTCCTCGGGATCGATGTAGACCGTGCCGTTGTAGGGACTGACCCACAGGAAGGGACGCCAGGCCCCGGTGGGCGGAATGATGTCGCCGGCGCCGCTCTGGCCCTGCGCCGGGTTGCGCAGGAAGGGCGGGAAGTGGAGCTCGTCGTTGACCCCATCGCCGTCGCTGTCCATGTTGTAGACGCCGTTGGGATTGGCGGGGCCGAAGTCCGCGGTGCAGAAGCCGGGTGCATCCTCGGGGCACATCTGGGCGATGCCGAAGCCCTCGGTGAACTGGCCGATGACCAGGCCGTTCTCGCCGTCGGCGTCCCGCAGCAGGAACTCGCTGGGGTTCTCCCGGTCGGTGATGATGAAGTTCGGTGGGTTGAAGCGGAAATCGCCCTTCCGCGCCGCCTCCGACCACTGGTACCCGAAATAGGTCGAACCGTCGCCGCTGCGGTAGGGCTTGAGCCGCACCCGGTCCTGGCCACGGGAGAAGACGTCCTGCTGCTGGATGACGTCATAGTGGGGGCGGAAGCCCCAGCCTGCCCGCCACTGCATCTCGGCGACCTTGGGCACGCCGTAGGTGCCCTTGAAGTTCATCACCTCGAAGCTGGTGAGGCCGCCGCCGCAGCAGCTGAGGATGTCGTCGCTCAACCGCGGCCCGAAATCGACGTTGCGGAAGTAGTGGGTGTGGTTGTCGAGGTTGATCAGTTTGACGGGGAAGGTCTCTCCCTGGTCCCAGAGCTTGATCTCGTTGAGGAACGGTCCGTCGCCGTACATCTCGTTGTTGAGGAAGACCGAGACCATCTGGTAGTCGCCAAAGGTACCGCGCTCGATGCCCTCGGCGGCGAGGACATCCCAGGCCTCATCGGGCAGCTGGGTCTGGATCTTGACCAGGCCGGCCCACTCGGGCCAGGTGCCTTGGGGACCGACGTCCCGTTCGGTCATCCAGCGCTCGATCTGCTCCGGCTCGGTCCCTGCCAGCACCGCCTCGGCGACCCGCAGCATCTTCTTCTCGGGGGCTGCCTCACCGATGTTGGCGATGGTCAGGTTCTCGCGGTTGCGCGTCGCATAGGAGCGTCCCGCCGGATCGAGCTCGACCTCGCCGGTGTGGGCGTTGCGGATCTCGTAGAGCGGCTGCATGAACTGGATCCGCGGCGGATGCTCCCTCCATCCCCAGGTGTAAATACCGCGGACCATCTGCGACGGCGGGTAGTCGAGGGTCACGTCGACCACCTGGCCGGCGTTCATGGCCAGCCACACCGAATCGAAGCCCTTGAAGGGAAACTGCACCGTATCGAGGGCCTGGCGGCGGTCGAGCATCACCAGGGTGGGGGAGAAGTCCTCGTCCACCAGGGTGAAGATGCGGTAGTGGACGCGGAGCGTGTCGTCCCTGTCGACATCCACCGGGAAGCGCACGAAGAAGGTGTCGGAGTCGATCTGCCCGTCGTAGTAGAGGAGGTTGATGTCGACCTCCCAGATCTTCGCCAGCCCGCCCTCCGGATCGAAGGGGTTGACGAAGGTCTCGCCGCTGTCGCGGGCCCGGCGCATCTTGTACTCGCCCGCCTCATGCCCCGGCGCGTAGGCACCGCGGTTGTAGTTGAGCATGGCGAAGCCGTCATAGATGCGCCCCGCCGTCTCCCCATGGAGGATGTCGAGGAGGTCCTGGGCCGGCGCCTCCATGGCCTCGGCGTTGCGGTCCCGGGCGGCGTGGTAGATCGCCCGGAGGTTGGAGCGCATGTCGTCATTGGGGCTGGTGACCCGGGTGATGGGGTGCCCCATGAGGCTCTTGGTCTCGGTCGCCGCTGTCCACACCGCCGCTCCGTGGATCGTCGACTGCTCGAGGCCGTCAACGGATTGGTCCGTGTTGGGAACCCGGATCTCTTTACCTTGGAGATGCGAGGTGACCGGTTCGAGGATACCGGGGTTGTTGGCGTCGAGCTCTTGGGTGTGGGCGGGTGAGTAGGTGCCGGCGATGAGGGCTCCGGCGGCGACAGCCAGGACGAGACGCCGCGAACGAAGTCCACCGAAGAAACGGGCGGACCAATGCCAATTCATGCTCCGATCTCCTCAAAAAAGAGCCGCTCGGAAAAATCCAGTCACCCGCAAAGGCGGCTAGCTTCCGCCGAGGAAGCTATGAAACGAGACGATGTTTCCTGCCACTATATGAGAAAGTCGTCTCGATGTCATGCATAGCGCCGATCAGCGCCTTGAAAGAGCGAATTGAAAAGGTGCGGGTGGGAGGCCCAGCGAGAACCGGCGGCACCTAGCTTCCGAAGTCGAAGGGCACCGACGGGTTGCGTTCCGCCTGCTCGAAATAGCGGGTGAGCTGCTCGATGAGGGCCAGGGTGATCTGCCCCAAACGCACGGATTCCTCGAACAGCATCGCCGCCGCCACGGCTTCGCGCTGGATCCCCCAATCCCGGAAACTGGCCACCAGCTCCTGGGCGAGCTGGTGGACCTGACCAATCTTTTGCTGCTGAAGGTAGACTAAAGCGAGATCTAGATTGACCAAAGCGTGCTCGTAGGGAAGCTCTTCTGCCGCGAATCCATAGGCGGCTTCCCGGAGCTGCTGCTCTGCCTTGTCGTACTCCTCCAGGCCAGTGCTGATACGGCCTTCGACCCAAAGGCCGCGCAGCAGGCTGACCGGATCCTTCAGGAATTCATCGGCGCGTAGAAGCTCAAGGCGCGCGCGGGCGTCGTGGTACTCACCGGCCTCGCAAAGCGCATACGCCAAATTGTGGCGCGCGAAGCTGAGCAGCGGCGAGTCTGCGCCTTCCAGGCTCTGCTCGATGCCCTTGAGAAGCTTCACGGCCTCTTCGATTTCGCCGGCATGACGATAGGCGAGAGCGAGGTTCAGGGAGCTGCGGAGGGCCTCGTGCTCCAACCCCGCACCCCGATAGCCGAATACAGCACGTCGAAGAAGCCGGATCGCTTCTGGCATCTGCCGCTGATAGACCCGGAGAAGTCCTTCGAGGTTGTCGAGCTCTGCCTTCACCAGTCGATCACCACCGCCATTGCTTTTCAGCAAGAAGCGAGCATCTTGCATCGCGGTAGCGGCCTCACCAAGCTTGGCCTGGATTCGCCAAGCGTTGGCTGTGTAGGCAACGGCTCGGGCATAGAGCTCGACCGCCAAGAGACCGAAGTCGCTGTGCTCCAATACCGCTTTGGCTAGCTCGGCACAGGCCAGAGATCTCTTTGGATAGGCCGGAAGGCTTTCTCGACATTGGTCAATGAGAAGGCTCGCCAAGGCGAGGCCACGATACTCGCTACCGGCGCTACTGATGGTCTCGAGGCGATCCTGTTGGGGCAAGGCGAGGAGATCGAAAACCCTTTTCCGGCTCGCCTGCACCTCATGCTCAACCCCGCTGATGAGCTGCTGGCTGCGCTCTCGAACCCTCGCCAGCGCCTCGTCCAGGTTCTGCGGTGGTGTATCGACGAGGCTATCTTGCCACTCCTGAAAGGCCTCGTTGCAGGCGGGGCAAAGGTCGAAGAGATGCGCCATAACCACCGGCACCAAATCGCCTGGATTTCGGCGACCATCGAGGATTGCGTCCAGTAGCTCTCGGGTGAGATGAAGATGCGTCATAAAAGAAACTGGCCTTGCACTGTTGTTGAGGAAAGTTCTTATCCGCGTAAAAATAGCACAGCAGAGGTCAGCCTCACCAACTCCATCAAGTGGTGAGGCTGACCAACCCCCTAGCCGTCAGGGGTGATCTCGGGCCCCGCATCTCCCACATCCAGCTGGGAGACCGAGCTAGCAGAAAGGTCGTGATGGTCCGGTGCCGGAGCATAGGCAAAAATAACTCCGGCGATCCCCAGGCTCATTAAAGACATGAGTAGTTTGGACTTATTCAACATAAGAATTCCCCTTTAGAGCACGCAATCGCAGCACAGAATTGCTCTGCGTCCGTGCTCTCTTACCGAATAGGAGCATCCAGTATCACCGCAGTCATAGCTGTCCGGGCAAGAGTTACTTCTGGAATTACGCCACGTACTGAAGGTCGCTAGCTGGTAGATTCCGGGTGGATTCCTGTTGACTGTCTATCCATCTCCGGAGGCGCCATGGTCTGGACCCCTGATAAGACACTCGCTCGCTATAGGACTCTCGACGGCCAGGCTTTCTGGAACCTGCTGATTGCCATCGTCTTGCTGGTAACCGTTATCGTCGGAGCTTCAGCCCGGGCCGAGCCACCCACCCCCCAGGAGCTCCTCGACCGCTCCATCGTCTACCACGATCCAGACGGCCGCTTCCTCACCGAGTCCCACCGGCTGGTCTTTGCCGAGAGTCGCCCCAATGGGCCTGACCGGCGCACGGAGGCCCTAATCGACGTGGCGGGGGAGCGCTTCGAGATCGTGCGGAGAGGGGAACACACGGTGGCAGGAGTGTGGGCTCCGGATACTTGCGAGATGACCCTGGATGGCCGCTCAGAGGTGACTGCGGCGGAGCGGGAGGAGCATCATCCGACCTGTGAGCGCCTCACTTTGCTGAGGAACTACTACACCTACCTCTGGGGGCTACCCATGAAGCTGCGGGATCCCGGCACCCAGCTCGGTCGCGTCACGGCGACGACCCTCAAAGGCCCGGGATCGGCTCCAGCGCTGCCGGTCTATGATCTCCGAGTGACCTACGAGGAGGAGGTGGGGGGGGATATCTGGTACTTCTACTTCGACCGCGAGACCTACGCCTTGGTGGGCTACCGCTTCTACCACGACGAGGCCAAGAACGACGGCGAAGTGATCTACCTCGATGGCGAGGTGGCGGCGGTCGGCCTGCGGCTCCCGAAGGCCCGTACCTGGTACACCCACGAGGACGACAAGCTGCTGGGAACGGACACCTTGTTGGAGGTGAGGAAGTAGCCTGGAACCGTCGAGTCCTTCCTAGCTCTCACCGGCGCCTGACTCTCACCAAAACTGCTACGATTTGAGAACCTACGATCAGCACCAGGAGGTTTCTAGCGCCTCCAAGAAAAGGGGGGAGTAGATGGCTCAGAGCCCGGAAGAGATGGCGCAGTCGATGATCGCCAACCTGGAGGAGAAGACCGGCCGGAACCTCGATAGCTGGCTGCAGCTGCTGAGCACGGCGGGTCTCGCCAAGCACGGCCAGATCGTCAAGCACCTCAAGGCCGAGCACGGCGTGACCCACGGCTACGCCAACCTCATCGCCCACAAATACCTCGCTCAGGATTCGCCTCCCGCCGCCGAGGAGGATCTGGTGGCGGCCCAATACGCTGGACCCAAAGCCGGGCTCCTGCCCATCTACGAGGCCCTCATCGCCGCCGTCGAGGGCCTGGGCGATGACGTCACCCTGGCACCGAAGAAGGCCTACGTCAGCCTCCGTCGCAGCAAACAATTCGCCCTCATCCAACCCTCCACCCGCACCCGGGTGGATCTCGGCCTCAAGCTACCGGGCGTCGATCCCGCCGGACGCCTGGAGGCCTCCGGCAGCTTCAACGCCATGGTCAGCCACCGCGTGCGCCTCGAATCCGCCGAGGAAGTGGACGACGAGGTCACCGCCTGGCTGCAGCAGGCTTACGAGCAAGCCTGAACGCCCAGCCAACGCAACGGAGCCCACCGGCGGGAAACCGGTGGGCTCGATCTTCCAGCCAAGGGCTGGGAACGTTGACGCCTGCGTCAGCCGTTACAGATGCACAGCCGGTAGACCGCACAATAGCCGAACTGGCCACAGTCGGCGTCGGTGACGCACTGGCGGTTGGGATCGCACACGCCGCCCCAGGCGGTCTCGGTCAGTAGCTCGGCGCCAGGGAGCATGGCGTCCGTGGCACCCCCCGCCGGAGCAACCTGGTCACAGGCCGGCTGCGCTACGGAGATCTCGGCGGTCGCGCTGGCGTTGGGGGCGTCGGCATTGGGCGCGGCGAGGGCTGGTGCGGCGATGAGAATAGCGAGGGCGAGGGTCAGGATGGTGAGGTGAAGATGGCGCATAGGGTGTCCTCCTACAGAAAATAGATCGAAAAGTCCCGGACTTCGCAGTCCGGCCGGCGACCCTGACACGAGCCGCCTCAAGCGCCAGGCTTTGCCGTCCGCTTCGCTACGAGAGCGGAGCAGGCGGTGAGCAGCGGCGCGCTTTATTCTATGGCCAAGTTCGCAGGCGAGAAGCATGGAAGCCTCTTGCGTGGGCAACAAGCCGGTCCGAGGAGGGTGACTAAGGAGGCGAGAGCTCTAGACTGGTAGTCGCTGTACCGCAGGAAAATAATCAAAGTGAGCATCGAGGGTCAGCAGTTGGCAGCGGTGACGTAGGCAGAGCGTCGCGATGAGGCCATCGCTGGCAGGTACGGTGATGCCTTTGCGTCGTAATCTTGCAAGCTGCTGACCTGCGTCGCTGTAGTCCTGACGATCTGTCTCCACATAGCCGAGAGCGCCAAGCAGATCTTCCAACATTCGCTGCTCCCGGGGACGAGCTCCCTGGAGCAGTTCAAGCTCCACCATTCCGCACAAAACAATCCGGTCTTCGTCTAGAAGCTGAAGAACCGTATCTCCCAATGCACCTTCGCTGCGGCGGAAGAATTCGATCCAGACCGAAGTGTCGATGAGGACCCTAGTACTCATACGATGACTCTGCCTCGGCTACCTCGAGTAGGCGAAAGTCTTCCAAGTTGCCTTCCAGAGGTAGTTTTCCCCGCAAGGCCTTGAGCTTCTCGATCTTCTTTCGGCGGATCCACTCGGAAAGCGCCAGATTGATCGCCTCGGTCCTTGTCTTGGCCTCTGTCAAGTCCATCAGTTCATCAAAGATTCCGTCGTCGATGGTGATCGTAGTGCGCATCAAATAAGCCTCCTGAGAGAATCACATGCTGCTCTGATTGTATGCCCAAGATCTCTCTGAGACAACTGCAAGGGCGCCTGGAAGGTTGGCAGACCTATGCAGAAGGCGTTTAGTCCCCCGGCGGAATCTTCGGCAGCCCGGGCTCGAATTCTTCGTAGCGGTGAGGGCGGAGCCGGAAGACCACCGCAACACCCCTGCAAAACCCTCCACATCCCCTTGACACCAGCCCCCACCGCCGCAAAATGAGGCTCAACGACGAGTAGGATTCCAGCGAATTCGACGGGAGGAGGCTTGCGATGCGGGGCTTGGAACAGATAGCTCGGAGGACGATCTGGATGGGGCTGGTATTGGCAACGGTGGCGTCGATGGCCCTTCCGGTGTTGGCAGACGAGTGGGGGAATTGGCGGGGGCCGGAGAAGACGGGGGAGGCGGCGGAGGGGAGTGCGCCGCCGGTTTCCTGGAGTGAAGAGCAGAACGTGCGATGGAAAGTCGCCGTGCCGGGGAAGGGGCTGGCGTCGCCGGTGATCTGGGGGGACCGCATCTTCCTCACCAGTGCCGTGCCCACCGGTAAAAAGGTCGAGCTGGAGATTCCCGAGAACGAGACC
This window harbors:
- a CDS encoding PIN domain-containing protein; this translates as MSTRVLIDTSVWIEFFRRSEGALGDTVLQLLDEDRIVLCGMVELELLQGARPREQRMLEDLLGALGYVETDRQDYSDAGQQLARLRRKGITVPASDGLIATLCLRHRCQLLTLDAHFDYFPAVQRLPV
- a CDS encoding DUF4287 domain-containing protein, whose translation is MAQSPEEMAQSMIANLEEKTGRNLDSWLQLLSTAGLAKHGQIVKHLKAEHGVTHGYANLIAHKYLAQDSPPAAEEDLVAAQYAGPKAGLLPIYEALIAAVEGLGDDVTLAPKKAYVSLRRSKQFALIQPSTRTRVDLGLKLPGVDPAGRLEASGSFNAMVSHRVRLESAEEVDDEVTAWLQQAYEQA
- a CDS encoding type II toxin-antitoxin system VapB family antitoxin, with the translated sequence MRTTITIDDGIFDELMDLTEAKTRTEAINLALSEWIRRKKIEKLKALRGKLPLEGNLEDFRLLEVAEAESSYEY
- a CDS encoding multicopper oxidase domain-containing protein — protein: MKSNEAGAVAPSNQPFQRRWSLRIALGLAVVIVAWEYSLNALLNPGVDWSLVGVAGHMVLDVCLLVPVLFLTLGLALRLARRLGFETADGSGLLGTAGVVALVGFLVLLPLTSTRDLAHEELGQLTGLALAEVQTTTVTSDLTVREATQLCSFGSLRNPSLARDTYQEFSTTVVERLSKGIEDALIQLAVWLPLLLLMLWRSTGRPIHRSQLQPLFELWRTRTARTLLCVVLVGAAAAAVLDTSGDAVDAETVLARTMASYNACTDGGEVKEYNVSAIDVTMTLNRWGDHVLGTHMYALDANIPAIREFEAALDADRALAEGAGVTRVSFGLRKDPIQPLVLRANLGECLRIHFTNALSDGKPASMHLLGLPHTVANAGSAVGNNPDTFADPGETVTYEIPIPRDPGAERAYYFHDHGAGRERQSMGLFGAVVAEPRGATYLDVETGEPLDTITGSNWEAIIIDPNLDQRVDGKSFREFVIFYHEIGNEAFTDIRDRDGKKVPLVDEVAGVYRPAARALNYRSEPFRRRVEMDQDVNGDEAGHGKSLGYASYPFGDPPTPIPRSYVGEGVKTRLLHGGSEVFHVHHLHGGADRWRRNPNSDPNNDFWKGLVKVPDPKVASIHLDSQSIGPGTSYNLEHECGAGGCQQAVGDFLFHCHIGHHYIAGMWSFWRVLDTLQTAESNAYGHPLAVVPELFQSQSPLQQTTPPEEAVSAGDLLGLEVDHGRILSTGPTTETEKNLQEWVEEMLPPAGVPLDSGDATVWNWAMTGSGADLKVWGEPEETTAFAGYTSPTPGQRPEVLFNPKNGRYTWPLFRPHAARRPPFTAQHTGAPWLGQTMNESRLDGLCPSGGAGGVDVGPSAVQRYYPMSAILLPIQVTPDRQDPNGQIYVLNEDEAAVRRGTKPAEPLTIRSNVGDCVELVLTNKIPDGPTNKGFSKVNLHTHFVQFDPQASDGVITGFSYEQSVRPIESEDRNLLTAAAAGETTLTVNHTNRLRPGIWIGVGLGEGTCGTSPQGQPIPCTEVRKITAMTPTSITLDQPLDHDHRAGEAVGVEFVRYNWYSDVDFGTVFYHQHVEFKDWDHGLFGTHIVEPKGSTYHDPATGEEVRSGTLVDIHVDPAAGGNPVAAGVDGSFREFVLHLQNNNVVEGRFTRGGGTINLRAEPWRLRDGEAAHRFSSVTHGDPHTQLVRAYVGDPLVVRGMGLVERVGGFRITGHRFNQERQNGKSDLRDTTFLGISERFAASLEGGAGGTGGYPGDYLFYSTLGKDFESGAWGLLRVHDTAQPDLQPLPRHPVPSGQGFPQLSFTGEAPPAAPSKGDPCPADAPTRVYSVVVDEAEIIYNEELAPDVTGVVYREAFKPSSKARTPLVMRANAGECLEVRLRNLRDQRSSLNLGEVVFDPQGSYGAAIGYNYDSTIPAHRGRVYRYYADEELGVVVGMNLGDIDSVERGAFAAAVIEPQGTTFLRPGKSEELPQGGLGIQADIVGVDGTTREFVALFNDEDRRIGQSAMPYPVAVEGVTGISYAAEPLALRGMVANPSEVFRSNLWGDPRNVVTVPAGTPLVYRIAQPWGNQVHVPTLEGHRWYLEPGMDGSEELVSDVLLPGMAVNYHFVGGAGSEIQAPGDYLFLDRRQPFLEAGLWNILRVTDDGTSGGADAVTVKTLTADPAPGGATLHVAGVASPRPAGDTTPSVAIFTGRMTDGRCAGTLLGRVPVDPGSGEWQLDRSVSEAPTQVCVQSQAGGTMERLFSP
- a CDS encoding DUF6503 family protein encodes the protein MVWTPDKTLARYRTLDGQAFWNLLIAIVLLVTVIVGASARAEPPTPQELLDRSIVYHDPDGRFLTESHRLVFAESRPNGPDRRTEALIDVAGERFEIVRRGEHTVAGVWAPDTCEMTLDGRSEVTAAEREEHHPTCERLTLLRNYYTYLWGLPMKLRDPGTQLGRVTATTLKGPGSAPALPVYDLRVTYEEEVGGDIWYFYFDRETYALVGYRFYHDEAKNDGEVIYLDGEVAAVGLRLPKARTWYTHEDDKLLGTDTLLEVRK
- a CDS encoding tetratricopeptide repeat protein → MTHLHLTRELLDAILDGRRNPGDLVPVVMAHLFDLCPACNEAFQEWQDSLVDTPPQNLDEALARVRERSQQLISGVEHEVQASRKRVFDLLALPQQDRLETISSAGSEYRGLALASLLIDQCRESLPAYPKRSLACAELAKAVLEHSDFGLLAVELYARAVAYTANAWRIQAKLGEAATAMQDARFLLKSNGGGDRLVKAELDNLEGLLRVYQRQMPEAIRLLRRAVFGYRGAGLEHEALRSSLNLALAYRHAGEIEEAVKLLKGIEQSLEGADSPLLSFARHNLAYALCEAGEYHDARARLELLRADEFLKDPVSLLRGLWVEGRISTGLEEYDKAEQQLREAAYGFAAEELPYEHALVNLDLALVYLQQQKIGQVHQLAQELVASFRDWGIQREAVAAAMLFEESVRLGQITLALIEQLTRYFEQAERNPSVPFDFGS